Proteins encoded by one window of Thalassoroseus pseudoceratinae:
- the bioF gene encoding 8-amino-7-oxononanoate synthase, whose protein sequence is MSRSLPWLDAELEQLQADGLKRKRSTIDSSIVSFASNDYLGLSRHPRVIAAAHDAINRLGVGAGASALVTGYTDCHRDLETTLAKFEREESAILFPSGYAANVGTLAALIDSEDIVFCDRLNHASLIDGCRLSRASFQVYRHDQLDRLEQRLKRATGHRRRYIVTDSIFSMDGHAADLRTLCKIAERTDAEVIVDEAHATGLLGENGRGVAELQGVTDRVAVRIGTLSKAIGTLGGFVTGTESLTDWLWNSARSQMFSTALPPSVCAAATEAVHIVQAEPERRHRVLSLANSLRSQLTNAGFSIPSGGVSAIVPVVIGDPDTTMQWAAELKRRGFLVGAIRPPTVPVGTSRLRIAVHADHTDEDINGFCNCLCEVRQTARTNSHRLSSKSARAERVS, encoded by the coding sequence ATGTCCCGTTCGCTTCCATGGCTCGACGCCGAACTCGAGCAACTCCAGGCCGACGGTTTGAAACGCAAACGGTCGACGATAGATTCGTCGATCGTTTCCTTTGCATCGAACGATTATCTCGGGCTGTCACGCCATCCGCGTGTGATCGCTGCCGCACACGACGCAATCAATCGATTGGGCGTCGGTGCCGGAGCGAGCGCACTGGTCACGGGTTACACGGATTGTCATCGCGACTTGGAAACCACCCTCGCCAAATTTGAACGCGAAGAATCGGCGATTCTATTCCCCAGCGGTTACGCGGCGAATGTCGGCACGTTGGCGGCTCTGATCGATTCCGAAGACATCGTTTTCTGCGATCGCCTGAATCACGCGAGTTTGATCGACGGGTGCCGTCTTTCGCGGGCCAGTTTTCAGGTCTATCGGCATGATCAGCTGGATCGCTTAGAGCAGCGATTGAAGCGTGCGACCGGCCATCGACGGCGGTACATTGTCACGGATTCGATTTTCAGCATGGACGGACACGCGGCGGACTTGCGAACTCTTTGCAAGATCGCGGAACGAACCGATGCCGAGGTTATCGTCGATGAAGCCCACGCGACAGGTTTGCTTGGGGAAAATGGTCGCGGAGTGGCTGAGTTGCAAGGCGTTACGGATCGTGTGGCGGTCCGAATTGGCACTTTGAGCAAGGCCATTGGCACTCTCGGCGGATTCGTAACCGGAACCGAATCGCTAACCGATTGGCTCTGGAATTCCGCGCGGTCGCAGATGTTTTCGACCGCGCTACCGCCGTCAGTTTGTGCGGCGGCAACCGAAGCTGTACACATCGTGCAAGCCGAACCGGAACGTCGTCATCGTGTTTTGAGCCTCGCGAATTCGTTGCGGTCTCAACTCACGAATGCTGGCTTCTCAATCCCATCCGGTGGCGTGAGTGCAATCGTGCCCGTCGTGATTGGTGATCCCGACACGACCATGCAATGGGCGGCCGAACTGAAACGTCGTGGTTTCCTCGTCGGTGCGATTCGACCGCCAACCGTGCCTGTTGGAACCTCACGGCTTCGAATTGCCGTTCACGCCGATCACACTGACGAAGACATCAACGGTTTCTGCAATTGCCTGTGTGAAGTCCGGCAGACAGCTCGTACAAATTCACATCGACTCTCTTCGAAATCGGCCAGGGCCGAGCGTGTGTCATGA
- a CDS encoding M24 family metallopeptidase produces MLTESGCRSRQSRLWNALPESVEWVLIADPRHVQYLCNFWVNPISFSHGERGLLLLEREHGSTLLADNFSLRSAASTPFVDREVDQTWYDHRNSVDNRDHALIAALKSVSERLYGYNGAVEAEWLPVGAYEVLGLDHEQHSVSAEPNKRPGLSVDLGTTLRELRRQKEADEIALLKQCMQAGDAGHARAREFIEPGVTDLDVYREVQSAAIAAAGRPAIVYGDFRATNAKTFKAGGLPANKTLEDGDMFILDYSVMIDGYRSDFTNTYAVGKPSDEQEMIFRLCEAALAAGEASLRAGVAAKDVFAATTKPFDEAGYGPLTHHAGHGLGLGHPEAPILVPESTDSLIAGDVVTIEPGLYIEGIGGVRIENNYLILDGGAEKLNNHLIALT; encoded by the coding sequence ATGTTGACCGAATCTGGATGCCGAAGCCGTCAATCGCGGCTTTGGAACGCGCTCCCTGAAAGTGTGGAATGGGTGTTGATTGCCGACCCTCGGCATGTGCAATACCTCTGCAATTTTTGGGTGAATCCCATTAGTTTCTCGCATGGCGAGCGTGGGCTGCTGTTGCTCGAACGTGAACACGGCTCGACGTTGTTGGCCGACAATTTCTCACTACGCTCCGCCGCATCAACACCGTTTGTTGATCGCGAAGTCGATCAAACTTGGTACGACCATCGGAACTCAGTCGATAACCGCGATCATGCCCTGATCGCGGCGTTGAAATCCGTTTCCGAACGGCTTTACGGATACAACGGTGCCGTCGAGGCTGAATGGTTGCCCGTCGGAGCGTACGAAGTGTTGGGGCTCGATCACGAGCAACATTCCGTTTCGGCAGAACCCAACAAACGCCCGGGTTTGTCGGTCGATCTGGGAACGACATTGCGAGAGCTTCGACGGCAAAAAGAAGCCGATGAAATCGCATTGTTGAAGCAGTGCATGCAAGCCGGTGACGCCGGCCACGCCCGTGCACGTGAATTCATTGAACCGGGCGTTACCGATCTCGATGTGTACCGCGAAGTTCAGTCGGCCGCGATTGCAGCTGCCGGGCGACCGGCGATCGTCTATGGAGATTTCCGCGCAACGAACGCAAAAACGTTCAAAGCCGGTGGTCTACCTGCCAACAAAACATTGGAAGACGGTGACATGTTCATCTTGGATTACTCCGTGATGATCGATGGATACCGCAGCGACTTCACAAACACCTACGCCGTCGGTAAACCTTCCGACGAGCAGGAAATGATCTTCCGTCTTTGCGAAGCGGCATTGGCAGCGGGTGAAGCGTCGCTTCGAGCCGGAGTCGCGGCAAAGGACGTGTTCGCAGCCACGACGAAACCATTTGACGAGGCCGGTTACGGTCCGTTGACCCACCACGCGGGTCACGGTCTTGGTCTCGGCCACCCCGAAGCACCGATCCTTGTTCCGGAAAGCACCGACAGTCTCATTGCAGGAGACGTCGTCACGATCGAACCGGGGTTGTACATCGAAGGCATCGGCGGTGTCCGGATCGAGAATAACTATCTCATCCTCGATGGTGGTGCCGAGAAATTGAACAACCACCTCATTGCCCTCACCTAG
- a CDS encoding phytoene desaturase family protein: protein MYDCVIIGGGHNGLVCAADLAKAGWSVCVLERRDVLGGACVTEETWPGFRVSTAAYVVSLLPSEIENDLDLRRHGYRVLARNPSSFTPLEDGRYLMLGRDHVANQQEIAKFSTKDAERYPRYERLLERIAECLEPTLSQTPPNLLPLPEDWRRRSLWQRFKDLRQGKSLYSAMAKLGNDLPEAIEILTGSARTILDRWFESDVLKATLATDAIIGTFEPISAPGTAYVLLHHVMGAAGGARGVWGYVEGGMGSLSNAIAAAARERGVEIRTDAAVDRILTDRGRTMGVRLQSGEVIHARRVASNVDCHQTFEKMLSHNELPPEFSQAVSRIDYRSASLKVNLAVSELPNFTCLPSPADGSPGPQHRGTIHIGATLNHLERAYDDAKYGLPSSRPIVEMTIPTSVDRTIAPEGCHILSLFTQYAPYELSQGSWETVREEYADRCIAEIARFAPNVPDSILHRQILTPVDLEQTFGLTGGNIFQGAMSLHQLHSMRPVAGWGDYRTPIAGLYLCGSAAHPGGGVMGICGRNAAREMIRDGRS from the coding sequence ATGTACGATTGCGTGATCATCGGCGGCGGACACAACGGTTTGGTGTGTGCAGCTGATTTGGCGAAAGCCGGTTGGAGCGTGTGTGTCCTCGAGCGGCGTGATGTTCTCGGCGGAGCCTGCGTCACCGAAGAAACTTGGCCCGGTTTTCGAGTTTCGACGGCGGCCTACGTCGTGAGTTTATTGCCGTCGGAGATTGAAAACGATCTGGATTTGCGGCGACATGGGTATCGTGTGCTCGCTAGAAATCCGTCCTCGTTCACGCCACTCGAAGACGGTCGCTACTTGATGCTCGGTCGCGATCATGTCGCGAATCAGCAGGAAATCGCCAAATTCTCAACAAAGGACGCCGAACGCTATCCGCGATACGAACGCCTGTTGGAACGAATTGCGGAATGTCTGGAACCAACACTCAGCCAGACGCCGCCGAATTTGCTGCCGCTACCCGAGGATTGGCGTAGACGTTCGCTCTGGCAGCGATTCAAAGACCTTCGTCAGGGCAAATCTTTGTACTCGGCAATGGCGAAACTGGGCAACGATTTGCCCGAGGCGATCGAAATTCTCACGGGGTCGGCCCGCACGATTCTCGATCGCTGGTTTGAATCCGATGTTCTTAAAGCGACGCTCGCCACCGATGCCATCATCGGCACTTTTGAACCGATATCCGCTCCGGGTACCGCGTATGTGTTGCTGCATCACGTGATGGGGGCAGCCGGCGGTGCCCGTGGTGTGTGGGGTTACGTTGAAGGTGGTATGGGAAGTCTCTCGAATGCCATCGCCGCAGCGGCTCGGGAACGAGGAGTCGAAATCCGAACGGATGCCGCCGTCGATCGAATCCTGACCGACCGCGGACGTACGATGGGCGTGCGTTTGCAATCCGGGGAAGTGATTCATGCTCGGCGTGTCGCTTCCAACGTGGACTGTCATCAGACGTTCGAGAAAATGCTTTCGCATAACGAGCTTCCCCCGGAGTTTTCGCAAGCGGTTTCTCGAATCGACTATCGCAGCGCAAGTTTGAAGGTCAATTTGGCTGTCAGCGAGTTGCCGAACTTCACGTGCCTGCCGTCGCCAGCGGATGGTTCACCGGGGCCGCAACATCGTGGGACGATCCACATCGGTGCCACGCTCAACCATCTGGAACGAGCGTACGACGATGCGAAATACGGTTTGCCCTCGTCACGCCCCATTGTGGAGATGACCATTCCAACTTCTGTGGATCGTACGATTGCCCCTGAGGGCTGTCACATCCTCTCGCTCTTCACGCAGTACGCACCCTACGAGCTAAGCCAAGGATCTTGGGAGACCGTGCGGGAAGAGTACGCCGATCGGTGCATCGCCGAAATTGCTCGTTTCGCACCGAATGTGCCAGACTCAATTCTGCATCGTCAGATTCTCACCCCGGTCGATTTGGAACAGACCTTCGGTCTAACGGGTGGCAACATTTTTCAAGGGGCAATGTCGTTGCATCAGCTGCACAGCATGCGACCGGTTGCCGGTTGGGGGGACTATCGGACTCCGATCGCCGGTCTCTATCTTTGCGGCAGCGCTGCTCATCCTGGTGGTGGGGTGATGGGAATTTGCGGACGCAATGCGGCTCGAGAAATGATTCGCGACGGGCGTTCTTGA
- a CDS encoding alpha/beta fold hydrolase has translation MTETLSTSPHHSRVGFAEEYPFESRFLEIDGHRIHYIDEGSGPTLLMVHGNPTWSFAWRNLVKDLSQDYRVLAIDHLGCGFSDKPQDYDYRLANHIQNLTAFITELGLSEITLFAHDWGGAIGMGAASRLPDRFRKFVLFNTAAFRSLEIPLRIAVCRTPILGSVMLRGLNGFSRAALRMAVSKPERITKAVRRGYLAPYDNWANRIAVHRFVADIPLKKSHPSYETLTEVESGLKQFQSHPMLLVWGEQDFCFTTNFLKEWQLRFPNAETLSFPDAGHYVFDDAHERILPKVREFLEDSDSES, from the coding sequence ATGACCGAAACTCTCTCCACCTCTCCTCATCATTCGCGTGTCGGGTTCGCCGAGGAATATCCATTTGAATCACGGTTTTTGGAAATCGATGGCCATCGAATCCATTACATCGACGAAGGTTCCGGCCCCACGCTGCTCATGGTGCATGGGAACCCGACCTGGAGTTTCGCCTGGCGGAACCTCGTCAAAGACTTGTCGCAGGACTACCGTGTGCTCGCCATCGATCATCTAGGTTGTGGGTTCTCCGATAAACCGCAGGACTACGATTACCGGCTCGCGAACCATATTCAGAATTTGACAGCCTTCATCACCGAACTCGGCCTCAGCGAAATCACCTTGTTCGCGCATGATTGGGGTGGAGCGATCGGCATGGGGGCGGCGAGTCGGTTGCCGGATCGGTTTCGCAAATTCGTGCTGTTCAACACGGCGGCATTTCGATCGTTGGAGATTCCGTTGCGGATCGCTGTTTGTCGGACACCAATTCTCGGCAGTGTGATGCTACGCGGACTCAATGGATTTTCGCGGGCCGCATTGCGGATGGCCGTCTCCAAGCCGGAACGAATAACGAAAGCCGTTCGGCGGGGCTATTTGGCTCCGTATGATAATTGGGCGAATCGGATCGCGGTGCATCGATTCGTGGCAGACATCCCGCTCAAGAAATCACATCCGAGCTACGAAACGCTGACGGAAGTTGAGTCCGGTCTGAAGCAGTTTCAATCCCACCCGATGTTGCTCGTTTGGGGGGAACAGGATTTCTGCTTCACAACCAATTTCCTCAAGGAATGGCAGCTACGTTTCCCAAATGCGGAGACGCTTTCATTCCCGGACGCTGGTCACTATGTGTTCGATGACGCTCACGAACGAATCTTGCCCAAGGTTCGTGAATTCCTCGAAGACTCAGACTCTGAGAGCTGA
- a CDS encoding MoaD/ThiS family protein has product MRIRVEFFGIPRLRAGVAEHTVQVPDESTIASVYESLAKELPPFAAACLTGDALQPGYIASVNGNRFVQGTQETITEADTIQILSADVGG; this is encoded by the coding sequence ATGAGAATTCGAGTGGAATTCTTTGGCATCCCGCGACTCCGTGCCGGCGTTGCTGAGCATACGGTCCAAGTTCCCGATGAATCGACAATCGCCAGCGTGTACGAATCGCTTGCGAAGGAACTCCCTCCATTTGCCGCCGCGTGTTTGACGGGCGACGCTTTGCAGCCTGGCTACATCGCCAGCGTGAACGGCAACCGATTCGTGCAAGGTACCCAAGAAACCATCACCGAAGCAGACACGATTCAGATTCTTTCCGCTGATGTCGGCGGTTAG
- a CDS encoding thioredoxin-disulfide reductase, whose translation MAEKVVIIGSGPSGWASAIYAARAELEPLVFEGAETEENRVQGTMPLGQLNLTTEVENYPGFAAGDMGGYLDSALPEELVPYRDPKAESHRAVTGPELMELMRQQAKNFGTRIVTDDIVEVDFSQKPFKLKAKSGDVVEAHAVIISTGARANWLNLESENKYKNQGVSACAVCDGALPRFRNKPLVVIGGGDSAMEEATYLTKFASQVHLVHRREELRASPIMAERAKNNPKITFEWNSEVDEVFGNDENGVTGVRLKSTKTPGETKDIEASGMFVAIGHTPNTAFLKDQVELNESGYIVWKTPFRTHTSVEGVFAGGDVADDHYRQAVTAAGTGCMAALDAQHYLEEHGLA comes from the coding sequence GTGGCAGAAAAAGTAGTGATTATTGGTTCGGGACCGTCGGGATGGGCCTCCGCAATCTACGCTGCCCGCGCGGAATTGGAACCGCTCGTCTTCGAGGGAGCCGAAACCGAGGAAAACCGCGTCCAAGGAACAATGCCTCTCGGTCAGCTCAACCTCACAACGGAAGTCGAGAACTACCCTGGGTTTGCAGCTGGTGACATGGGTGGTTACCTCGATTCCGCGTTGCCCGAAGAACTCGTCCCTTATCGCGATCCTAAAGCCGAATCGCATCGTGCCGTTACCGGTCCTGAGTTGATGGAACTCATGCGGCAACAAGCCAAGAACTTCGGCACACGGATCGTGACCGACGACATTGTCGAAGTTGATTTCTCGCAAAAGCCATTCAAACTCAAGGCAAAATCGGGTGATGTCGTCGAAGCGCACGCGGTGATTATTTCCACTGGCGCTCGTGCAAACTGGCTGAATTTGGAAAGCGAAAACAAGTACAAGAACCAAGGCGTTTCCGCATGTGCCGTTTGTGATGGGGCATTGCCACGGTTCCGGAACAAGCCGCTGGTTGTCATCGGTGGTGGCGACAGTGCGATGGAAGAGGCGACGTACCTCACGAAATTCGCGAGCCAAGTCCATCTCGTTCACCGTCGTGAAGAACTCCGGGCCAGCCCGATCATGGCGGAACGCGCGAAAAACAACCCGAAAATCACGTTCGAATGGAACTCCGAAGTCGATGAAGTTTTCGGCAATGACGAAAACGGCGTCACCGGGGTCCGCCTGAAGAGCACCAAGACTCCCGGCGAAACGAAGGACATCGAAGCCAGCGGAATGTTCGTCGCAATCGGCCATACGCCGAATACGGCATTCCTGAAGGATCAGGTCGAACTCAACGAATCGGGTTACATCGTCTGGAAGACCCCATTCCGCACACACACAAGCGTTGAGGGCGTGTTCGCTGGTGGTGATGTCGCCGACGACCATTATCGCCAAGCCGTCACCGCAGCCGGAACTGGTTGCATGGCCGCTCTTGATGCCCAACATTACTTAGAAGAACACGGTTTAGCCTGA
- the bshB1 gene encoding bacillithiol biosynthesis deacetylase BshB1, which produces MKPLEEPLDILVVAPHPDDAEISVGGTISKCRSEGLRVGVVELTNGEPTPHGSPEIRRRETAAATKILDLTWRYELGLTNRSLENTLEAKRQLAQVFRLTRPRVLLAPYWQDAHPDHVAASQLVDDARFWAKLSKSDMLGEPFWPPKIYYFWSIHLRIRPQPKFVLDISHEIEKKMAAIRCYESQFLVGKSQEFPAPLDDIRDRARYWGWTIGTAYAEPFASREEIGVASFQGLV; this is translated from the coding sequence TTGAAGCCGTTGGAAGAACCGCTGGACATTTTAGTGGTCGCTCCGCATCCCGATGACGCGGAAATCAGCGTTGGCGGTACGATTTCGAAATGCCGGTCCGAAGGTCTGCGTGTCGGAGTGGTCGAACTGACAAATGGCGAACCAACGCCGCATGGATCACCGGAAATCCGTCGGCGAGAAACAGCGGCGGCAACGAAGATTCTCGACCTCACTTGGCGATACGAACTCGGTTTAACCAACCGCAGTTTGGAGAACACGCTCGAAGCGAAACGTCAACTGGCACAAGTCTTTCGGTTGACCCGACCGCGCGTGCTGCTCGCACCTTATTGGCAGGACGCCCATCCCGATCACGTGGCTGCGAGTCAACTTGTCGATGATGCGCGATTCTGGGCGAAGCTGTCGAAAAGCGACATGCTTGGCGAGCCGTTTTGGCCTCCGAAAATCTACTATTTTTGGAGTATCCATCTGCGGATTCGACCACAACCGAAATTCGTCCTCGATATCAGCCACGAAATCGAAAAGAAAATGGCCGCCATTCGTTGCTACGAAAGTCAATTTCTCGTGGGGAAATCGCAGGAGTTTCCCGCACCCTTAGATGACATCCGTGATCGGGCTCGGTATTGGGGCTGGACAATTGGAACCGCGTATGCCGAGCCGTTTGCCAGCCGCGAAGAAATCGGAGTCGCCAGCTTTCAGGGATTGGTATGA
- a CDS encoding Gfo/Idh/MocA family protein, which produces MTWNLTHKRFQFHTEKPFHRGRTHVKLDKSSIEHNRQSAFMDTKQFLDRISRRQFLGSSAKNAAGVAAGMVAVGTAGANAAGNDGEPVRLGLIGLRGHGERLGLEFLRHTNSVVVSVCDVDETALSRVARTLGEHQGVYPRRESDFRHVLDDSRVDAVVIATPDHWHAHMTTLACAAGKDVYLEPPIAHTVEEIEQVVRSAERAKRVVQVGLQQRSGDHFRSAVDFVRSGQIGEVWIAKAWTVHRRKSVGRHQPSDPPETLDFDLWRGPAPASPFYANRSHQNWRWFWDYGAGELGHLGVHLLDVARWGLGLESPTSIVSVGSQQAFDDDRQTPDTLHVSYRYPDAARTIEWEHRLWTNHGIEGRNAAVAFYGEQGTLIVDRGGWKVYGVKDAPSSAASDCLTPHLRNFIECVRTRQTPSASLSATAASSMLVHLGNIAYRVGPELQFDSNAMNFGTNKSANALLSREYHADWPLPIT; this is translated from the coding sequence ATGACATGGAACCTGACACACAAGCGGTTCCAGTTTCACACCGAGAAACCGTTTCATCGGGGACGGACGCATGTTAAACTAGACAAATCTTCGATCGAACATAATCGGCAATCAGCATTTATGGACACAAAACAGTTTTTGGACCGGATCAGTCGCCGACAATTTCTCGGCTCGAGCGCGAAGAACGCCGCCGGGGTCGCTGCCGGTATGGTGGCGGTCGGGACAGCGGGAGCGAACGCTGCTGGCAACGATGGCGAACCGGTCCGCCTCGGCCTCATTGGATTGCGTGGCCACGGCGAACGATTGGGACTGGAGTTCCTTCGGCATACGAATTCCGTTGTCGTGTCTGTATGCGATGTCGATGAGACTGCGCTCTCACGGGTCGCGCGAACACTGGGTGAGCACCAAGGAGTGTATCCGCGGCGGGAATCGGATTTCCGTCATGTTCTGGATGATTCGCGTGTCGATGCCGTCGTCATTGCAACGCCCGATCACTGGCATGCCCACATGACGACTCTGGCTTGTGCTGCCGGGAAAGACGTCTACCTCGAACCGCCAATTGCTCACACGGTCGAAGAAATTGAGCAAGTCGTTCGATCAGCGGAGCGGGCGAAGCGTGTTGTTCAAGTTGGTTTGCAACAACGGAGTGGAGACCATTTTCGGTCGGCCGTCGATTTTGTCCGTAGCGGGCAGATTGGTGAAGTCTGGATCGCCAAAGCCTGGACGGTTCATCGGCGAAAAAGTGTCGGCCGACATCAACCGTCCGATCCGCCAGAAACTCTTGACTTCGATTTGTGGCGTGGACCGGCTCCCGCGAGTCCGTTCTATGCGAACCGCTCTCATCAGAATTGGCGATGGTTTTGGGACTATGGGGCTGGCGAGTTGGGCCATCTCGGTGTGCATCTGCTTGACGTCGCGCGTTGGGGGTTAGGTTTGGAAAGTCCGACGTCAATCGTTTCGGTTGGTAGTCAGCAAGCATTCGACGATGACCGCCAAACCCCGGACACACTGCACGTGAGTTATCGCTATCCCGATGCCGCTCGCACGATTGAATGGGAACATCGGTTGTGGACCAACCATGGCATTGAAGGCCGGAATGCCGCCGTCGCATTTTACGGTGAGCAAGGCACGCTTATTGTGGACCGTGGCGGTTGGAAAGTTTATGGCGTGAAGGACGCACCGTCGTCGGCCGCGAGCGACTGTCTCACGCCGCACCTGCGAAATTTCATCGAGTGTGTTCGCACACGACAGACGCCGTCCGCGAGTCTTTCCGCGACTGCTGCCAGCTCGATGCTGGTGCATCTGGGAAACATTGCCTATCGAGTCGGTCCGGAATTGCAATTTGACTCGAACGCGATGAATTTCGGCACGAACAAATCCGCAAATGCACTGCTCTCGCGGGAGTACCATGCCGACTGGCCTCTGCCGATCACGTAA